The following are encoded together in the Streptomyces tsukubensis genome:
- the trmB gene encoding tRNA (guanosine(46)-N7)-methyltransferase TrmB: MAQAPAAPQTVTPAGGGPVGAPASPAPKDADGTVPVNPSAVRPSHRRGGMFTDGDGPAADPAGSHYERRIRSFQPRRSRVTTGQGDALRRLWSVWGLDIDGRRVLDLEEMFDGLPVVLEIGFGMGEATARMAAEDSGTGILAVDVHTPGQGNLLGLAERGGLTNVRVANGDAVILLREMLAPASLAGLRVYFPDPWHKKRHHKRRLIQPEFLDLAAPSLAPGALLHCATDWEPYAEQMLEVLDAHPLFENTAPDGGFAQRPAFRPQTRFEGQGLKKGHVVHDLLFRRTDTAATDA; the protein is encoded by the coding sequence ATAGCCCAGGCCCCCGCGGCCCCGCAGACCGTCACCCCCGCAGGTGGCGGCCCCGTGGGCGCCCCCGCGAGCCCCGCGCCGAAGGACGCCGACGGGACCGTCCCCGTCAATCCCTCCGCCGTGCGCCCCTCGCATCGACGGGGCGGAATGTTCACCGATGGGGACGGCCCCGCGGCCGACCCCGCCGGGTCGCACTACGAGCGGCGCATCCGTAGCTTCCAGCCGCGCAGGAGCAGGGTCACCACCGGGCAGGGCGACGCGCTGCGGCGGCTGTGGTCCGTCTGGGGCCTCGACATCGACGGCCGGCGGGTGCTCGACCTGGAGGAGATGTTCGACGGGCTGCCCGTCGTGCTGGAGATCGGCTTCGGCATGGGTGAGGCGACCGCGCGGATGGCGGCCGAGGACTCCGGAACCGGCATCCTCGCCGTCGACGTCCACACCCCCGGCCAGGGCAATCTGCTGGGCCTCGCCGAGCGCGGCGGCCTCACCAACGTCCGGGTGGCCAACGGCGACGCCGTGATCCTCCTGCGCGAGATGCTGGCGCCCGCCTCCCTCGCCGGTCTGCGCGTCTACTTCCCCGACCCCTGGCACAAGAAGCGCCACCATAAGCGGCGCCTCATCCAGCCGGAATTCCTCGACCTGGCGGCGCCGAGCCTCGCCCCCGGCGCGCTGCTGCACTGCGCGACCGACTGGGAGCCGTACGCGGAGCAGATGCTCGAAGTGCTCGACGCGCACCCCCTCTTCGAGAACACGGCGCCCGACGGCGGTTTCGCCCAGCGCCCCGCGTTCCGGCCACAGACCCGCTTCGAGGGCCAGGGTCTGAAAAAGGGACACGTCGTCCACGACCTGCTGTTCCGGCGTACGGACACCGCCGCCACCGACGCGTAG
- a CDS encoding PrsW family intramembrane metalloprotease gives MATSPPPPYPSSPPTPPWRSTAHWWQRRMVKAGALITLLALSGLVILALVREQTGTRGFLVGLGLAVLPVPLLIAAFRWLGRVRPGPWRVMVFAFAWGACAAALIAIVANSFATEWIATATADPSSADTLGARVIAPVVEESAKAAAIALVYLFRRRHVTGIVDAVVYAGTTATGFAFTENILYLGNAFGTDQLNGDFGFTSVTAATFFVRVVMSPFAHPLFTALTGIGFGFSALCADRARLRRVLLPLAGLVPAMGMHAVWNSSPALGPYGFLLIYGLVMMPAFALMTWLVIWSRQRDLRVLREELPAYALAGWLTPPEPLALGSMRARRVAREYASYNGGREAGRAVGQYEKYAATLALLRRRGRTGKAGADYVARERELLGELWARRDMARPALAYSWQWAARRGLKGLPTVPPPRPEPGRPDTEASRQAPYPYPYPYPYPYPYPYPYPYSHPRPYTDQQVYPYAYPYVYGAAAQGHQERYPPQPQYSPPYQPPQGVTPGPQQGLVPGPRTGSADSTQHRPGRWGR, from the coding sequence GTGGCCACCAGTCCCCCGCCCCCGTATCCGTCCTCGCCGCCGACGCCCCCGTGGCGCAGCACGGCGCACTGGTGGCAGCGGCGGATGGTGAAGGCCGGGGCGCTGATCACGTTGCTGGCGCTCTCGGGACTGGTGATCCTCGCGCTGGTGCGGGAACAGACGGGCACCCGCGGTTTCCTCGTGGGTCTTGGCCTCGCCGTACTGCCTGTTCCTCTTCTGATCGCCGCGTTCCGCTGGCTCGGCAGAGTGCGTCCAGGGCCCTGGCGGGTCATGGTGTTCGCCTTCGCCTGGGGGGCGTGCGCGGCGGCGCTCATAGCGATCGTCGCCAACAGTTTCGCCACCGAGTGGATCGCGACGGCCACCGCTGATCCGTCGAGCGCGGACACGCTCGGCGCCAGGGTGATAGCGCCGGTCGTGGAGGAGAGCGCGAAGGCGGCGGCGATCGCCCTTGTCTACCTCTTCCGCCGCAGACATGTCACCGGGATCGTCGACGCGGTCGTCTACGCCGGTACCACCGCGACGGGTTTCGCCTTCACCGAGAACATCCTCTATCTCGGCAACGCCTTCGGTACCGACCAGCTGAACGGCGACTTCGGCTTCACCTCGGTGACCGCGGCGACCTTCTTCGTCCGGGTGGTCATGTCGCCGTTCGCCCACCCGCTCTTCACCGCTCTGACCGGCATCGGCTTCGGTTTCTCCGCGCTCTGCGCCGACCGCGCGCGGCTGCGCCGTGTCCTCCTCCCGCTGGCGGGCCTGGTGCCGGCGATGGGGATGCACGCCGTGTGGAACAGTTCCCCCGCGCTCGGCCCGTACGGCTTCCTGCTCATCTACGGGCTCGTCATGATGCCCGCGTTCGCGCTGATGACCTGGCTGGTCATCTGGAGCAGACAGCGCGACCTGCGCGTCCTCAGAGAGGAACTGCCCGCCTACGCGCTGGCCGGCTGGCTCACCCCGCCGGAGCCCTTGGCGCTCGGCTCGATGCGCGCACGCCGGGTCGCACGCGAGTACGCCTCGTACAACGGTGGCAGGGAGGCGGGGCGCGCGGTGGGGCAGTACGAGAAGTACGCGGCGACGCTCGCGCTGCTGCGCCGCAGAGGCCGCACGGGGAAGGCGGGCGCCGACTACGTCGCCAGGGAGAGAGAACTCCTCGGCGAACTGTGGGCCCGTAGGGACATGGCCAGGCCCGCACTGGCCTACTCCTGGCAGTGGGCCGCGCGCCGCGGACTGAAGGGGCTGCCCACGGTCCCACCGCCCCGCCCGGAGCCGGGCCGACCCGACACGGAGGCATCGAGGCAAGCCCCGTATCCGTATCCGTATCCGTATCCGTATCCGTATCCGTATCCGTATCCGTACCCGTATTCGCATCCGCGCCCGTATACGGATCAGCAGGTGTATCCCTACGCGTATCCGTACGTATACGGGGCGGCCGCCCAAGGTCACCAGGAGCGCTACCCGCCGCAGCCGCAGTACTCACCTCCGTACCAGCCGCCCCAAGGGGTGACTCCGGGACCACAGCAGGGCCTGGTACCGGGCCCTCGCACCGGTTCCGCCGACAGCACGCAGCACCGGCCCGGTCGGTGGGGACGGTAG
- a CDS encoding asparagine synthase-related protein, translating into MRWLVGWSSTSTRLRSGGFGGSLDAGPPGADGYGDFSGQGGASYGSGGRDGETLQPVGSQPLWGDPDPLWAVGDWRPDEVRVVTADPETRIAVLGTCAATDEQLKVALFAAKGGALRHLTAWAGSYTAVVQVGRRITVAGDLAGARPVFHTPWAGGTAYATAALPLADLIEANLDIGHLAALLAAPDVPEALQDSTPYAGVRRVPPGHALTLRAGAREIAGYEQTASLAVAAPAVDAHRAIEGVRDALVEAVRARLAAPRHVPGVEADPGPVPGMGPAERRAARGMPVPGIGADLSGGSGSATLALLAAGLPGLPGTVLGHGTGAGERLLAVTFNDLATRGREAEIERAGALAANPRLHHVVVAGGEEALPFVDLEGPLTDEPGPSLVSAARHRARLAAGSADHFTGHGARQVLDAHPARLADLLMDRRRRHLLRPVAALTKADGSVLVPGRVYGAARRLARTPYRAGIEESADRLLRRRFDEPAGAVGASLAALTWARPGPAARWLTGEALAEVSVRLSEAATRPGPGSGQRPGDFRARAALFRYAADLRVLEQAAEVRFQRLHAPFLDNQVVRACRALPEALRVQPGARAAILRTVLEGAGVPELPSGWGTPSHAESTAALRAGLRVGVDHLVQLFDTPLLAQAGLVEARVVRKALRATAEGEPLPVDGLSELVSTELWLRRLLSRRGTCWTGTPARQRAVPTGSVVPQQGALGAGRRG; encoded by the coding sequence ATGCGGTGGTTGGTGGGGTGGAGCAGTACTTCCACCAGGCTCCGTTCCGGGGGCTTCGGCGGCTCCTTGGACGCCGGTCCGCCCGGCGCGGACGGATACGGGGACTTCTCCGGCCAAGGGGGCGCCTCTTACGGGAGCGGTGGACGTGACGGGGAGACCCTTCAACCCGTCGGATCCCAACCGCTGTGGGGGGACCCCGACCCGCTCTGGGCCGTCGGCGACTGGCGCCCCGACGAAGTGCGGGTCGTCACCGCCGATCCCGAGACCCGCATCGCCGTCCTCGGCACCTGCGCCGCCACCGACGAACAGCTCAAGGTGGCGCTCTTCGCGGCCAAGGGCGGCGCCCTGCGCCATCTCACGGCCTGGGCCGGCAGCTACACGGCCGTCGTCCAGGTCGGCAGACGCATCACCGTCGCGGGCGACCTCGCCGGCGCCCGCCCCGTCTTCCACACCCCCTGGGCCGGTGGCACGGCGTATGCCACGGCCGCCCTGCCACTCGCCGACCTCATCGAGGCCAACCTCGACATCGGCCACCTCGCCGCCCTGCTCGCGGCGCCCGACGTACCTGAGGCGCTACAGGACTCGACGCCCTACGCCGGTGTACGCCGGGTACCGCCGGGACACGCGCTGACCCTGCGCGCCGGGGCCAGAGAGATCGCCGGTTACGAACAGACGGCCTCCCTGGCCGTCGCGGCGCCCGCGGTCGACGCACACCGTGCGATCGAAGGCGTAAGAGACGCCCTTGTCGAGGCGGTACGCGCCAGACTGGCCGCTCCACGGCACGTACCCGGCGTCGAGGCCGACCCCGGCCCCGTGCCCGGTATGGGCCCGGCGGAACGGCGTGCGGCACGCGGCATGCCGGTACCCGGCATCGGCGCCGACCTCTCAGGCGGAAGCGGTTCCGCCACGCTGGCCCTGCTCGCGGCCGGACTGCCAGGACTGCCGGGCACCGTCCTCGGCCACGGCACGGGCGCGGGCGAACGGCTGCTCGCCGTCACCTTCAACGACCTGGCAACCAGGGGGCGTGAAGCCGAGATCGAACGCGCCGGAGCGCTCGCCGCAAACCCGCGCCTGCACCACGTCGTCGTCGCGGGAGGCGAGGAGGCGCTCCCCTTCGTCGACCTCGAAGGACCACTCACCGATGAGCCAGGCCCCTCCCTTGTCAGCGCCGCCCGCCACCGGGCGCGTCTCGCGGCGGGCAGCGCGGACCACTTCACCGGGCACGGCGCCCGCCAGGTCCTGGACGCGCATCCGGCGCGCCTCGCCGACCTGCTCATGGACCGGCGCAGACGGCACCTCCTGCGCCCCGTCGCCGCGCTCACCAAGGCCGACGGCTCCGTCCTCGTGCCCGGCCGCGTCTATGGCGCGGCCAGGCGTCTGGCCCGCACCCCCTACCGTGCGGGGATCGAGGAGAGCGCCGACCGGCTCCTGCGGCGCCGCTTCGACGAACCGGCCGGCGCGGTCGGGGCCTCCCTCGCCGCACTGACCTGGGCCAGACCCGGGCCGGCCGCGCGCTGGCTGACCGGTGAGGCGCTCGCTGAAGTATCGGTTCGTCTCTCGGAGGCGGCGACCCGGCCCGGCCCCGGTTCGGGACAGCGCCCCGGCGACTTCAGAGCCCGCGCGGCTCTGTTCAGGTACGCGGCCGACCTGCGCGTACTCGAACAGGCCGCGGAGGTCCGCTTCCAACGCCTCCACGCACCGTTCCTCGACAACCAGGTGGTCCGCGCCTGCCGCGCCCTGCCCGAGGCGCTGCGCGTACAGCCAGGGGCGCGCGCCGCGATCCTCCGTACCGTTCTGGAGGGCGCGGGGGTCCCCGAACTCCCTTCCGGCTGGGGCACACCGTCCCACGCGGAGTCGACGGCCGCGCTGCGTGCCGGGCTCCGTGTCGGCGTTGACCACCTCGTGCAGCTCTTCGACACGCCTCTGCTCGCCCAGGCGGGCCTGGTGGAGGCCAGGGTCGTAAGGAAGGCCCTGCGCGCGACGGCCGAGGGCGAACCGCTTCCCGTGGACGGCCTCAGCGAACTCGTCTCCACCGAACTCTGGTTGCGCAGACTCCTCTCCCGCAGGGGCACCTGCTGGACCGGCACCCCCGCCAGGCAACGAGCGGTACCCACAGGCAGCGTCGTCCCGCAGCAGGGGGCGCTGGGGGCCGGCCGCAGGGGGTAG
- the lhgO gene encoding L-2-hydroxyglutarate oxidase: MHYRTREVVRVTAERYDCDVLVIGGGIVGLSTAYAITRAVPGARVTVLEKERRPAAHQTGRNSGVIHSGIYYRPGTLKARYATQGAAEMVTFCAARGIPHAVPGKLIVATGRAELPRLHALAQRGRENGIEVRELGPSQIGTYEPEVTGLAALRVAATGVCDFTAVARRLAAESGADIRYGARVARVSRRPGLGVAVRVERAGRAGAGGVVRGRVLVNCAGLHSDRIARLTGDDPGTQIVPFRGEYYELARPGLVRGLVYPVPDPDFPFLGVHLTRGVDGSVHVGPNAVPALAREGYGWSTVSPAELAGTLTWPGSWRIAARHWRYGAGELRRSVSKRAFTEAVRRLLPAVREDDLVPAPAGVRAQAVLRDGTLADDFLIREGPATVHVLNAPSPAATASLPIGREVARRALTMLEAIGGER, translated from the coding sequence GTGCACTATCGGACCCGGGAGGTGGTGCGGGTGACCGCGGAGCGCTACGACTGCGACGTGCTGGTGATCGGCGGCGGGATCGTCGGCCTGTCGACGGCGTACGCGATCACGCGTGCGGTGCCTGGCGCCCGTGTGACGGTGCTGGAGAAGGAGCGGCGGCCGGCAGCGCACCAGACGGGCCGCAACAGCGGGGTGATCCACAGCGGGATCTACTACCGGCCCGGCACGCTCAAGGCGCGCTACGCCACACAGGGCGCCGCCGAGATGGTCACCTTCTGCGCGGCCCGCGGCATCCCCCACGCCGTGCCCGGCAAGCTGATCGTCGCGACCGGCCGCGCGGAGCTGCCCCGGCTGCACGCCCTCGCCCAGCGCGGCAGGGAGAACGGCATCGAGGTCAGGGAGCTGGGCCCTTCCCAGATCGGTACGTACGAGCCTGAGGTGACGGGGCTGGCCGCTCTGCGGGTCGCGGCGACGGGGGTCTGTGACTTCACCGCGGTGGCACGGCGGCTGGCCGCGGAATCCGGCGCCGACATCCGGTACGGGGCGCGGGTCGCCCGGGTCTCCCGCAGACCGGGGCTCGGGGTGGCGGTGCGGGTGGAGCGGGCCGGACGCGCGGGCGCGGGTGGCGTGGTGCGCGGCAGGGTCCTCGTCAACTGCGCGGGTCTCCACAGCGACAGGATCGCGCGGCTGACCGGGGACGACCCCGGCACGCAGATCGTCCCGTTCCGCGGGGAGTACTACGAACTGGCACGTCCCGGCCTGGTCCGCGGCCTCGTCTATCCGGTGCCTGACCCGGACTTCCCCTTCCTCGGCGTCCACCTCACACGGGGCGTCGACGGCTCCGTCCACGTCGGCCCCAACGCGGTCCCTGCGCTCGCACGTGAGGGGTACGGCTGGTCCACGGTGTCACCCGCCGAGCTGGCGGGGACGCTGACCTGGCCGGGCTCCTGGCGGATCGCGGCGAGACACTGGCGGTACGGGGCCGGGGAGCTGCGGCGCTCGGTGTCGAAGCGCGCCTTCACCGAGGCGGTACGCAGGCTGCTGCCCGCGGTGCGGGAGGACGACCTCGTGCCCGCGCCCGCCGGGGTCAGAGCGCAGGCGGTTCTCAGGGACGGCACGCTCGCCGACGACTTCCTGATCCGCGAGGGCCCAGCCACCGTGCACGTACTGAACGCGCCTTCGCCCGCCGCGACGGCGTCCCTCCCCATCGGACGGGAGGTGGCCCGACGCGCGCTGACCATGCTGGAGGCGATCGGGGGTGAGAGGTGA
- a CDS encoding aldo/keto reductase encodes MTTLRTLGSSSLKVFPLSLGGNVFGWTADETQSFEVLDAYTASGGNFIDTADAYSHWIEGNKGGESETVIGDWTAARGNRSDVVIATKVGALPEYKGLSAATIKAAADASLSRLRTDYIDLYYTHFDDTTVEVGEIITALDDLVKAGKVREIAASNISPERLQASLDFSDREGLARYVAIQPHYNLVSRDTYEGALQDTAERAGLAAVPYYALAAGFLTGKYRPGTTVESARSAGAAGYLETERGPKVLAALDTVARDRGAEVATVALAWLAAQPTVAAPIASARTLDQLGGLLAVAELELTDEELRLLTDASA; translated from the coding sequence ATGACCACTCTTCGTACGCTCGGCTCGTCCAGCCTCAAGGTGTTCCCGCTCTCCCTCGGCGGCAACGTGTTCGGCTGGACCGCCGACGAGACGCAGTCCTTCGAGGTACTCGACGCCTACACAGCTTCGGGCGGCAACTTCATCGACACCGCCGACGCCTACAGCCACTGGATCGAGGGCAACAAGGGCGGCGAGTCCGAGACCGTCATCGGCGACTGGACGGCTGCCAGGGGTAACCGTTCCGATGTCGTCATCGCCACCAAGGTCGGCGCCCTCCCCGAGTACAAGGGGCTCTCCGCCGCCACCATCAAGGCAGCGGCCGACGCCTCACTGAGTCGGCTCCGTACCGACTACATCGACCTCTACTACACGCACTTCGACGACACCACGGTCGAGGTCGGCGAGATCATCACCGCCCTGGACGACCTGGTGAAGGCCGGCAAGGTCCGCGAGATCGCCGCGTCGAACATCTCGCCCGAGCGTCTCCAGGCCTCCCTCGACTTCTCCGACCGAGAGGGTCTCGCCCGGTACGTGGCCATCCAGCCGCACTACAACCTGGTCTCCCGCGACACCTACGAGGGAGCCCTCCAGGACACCGCGGAGAGGGCGGGGCTCGCCGCCGTGCCGTACTACGCGCTGGCCGCGGGCTTCCTCACCGGCAAGTACCGCCCAGGGACCACGGTGGAGAGCGCGCGTTCCGCGGGCGCGGCCGGATACCTGGAGACCGAGCGCGGCCCGAAGGTGCTCGCCGCCCTCGACACGGTGGCGCGGGACCGCGGGGCCGAGGTCGCGACCGTGGCCCTCGCGTGGCTCGCCGCGCAGCCGACCGTCGCCGCGCCGATCGCCAGCGCCCGCACGCTGGACCAGCTCGGCGGGCTGCTCGCGGTGGCGGAGCTGGAGCTGACGGACGAGGAGCTCCGCCTCCTCACGGACGCCTCCGCCTGA
- a CDS encoding MFS transporter, which produces MSREQRGPNEKLGTVLALAGISNAGLARRVNDLGAQRGLTLRYDKTSVARWVSKGMVPQGAAPHLIAAAIGQKLGRPVPLHEIGLADADPAPEVGLTFPRDVGAAVKSATELYRLDLAGRRSGGGIWQSLAGSFAVSAYATPASRWLITPADSSVARDTPADPAGDSGGATTRVGHSDVRKLREAAEDARRWDSKYGGGDWRSSMVPECLRVEAAPLLLGAYSDDVGRALFGASAELTRLAGWMAFDTGQQEAAQRYYIQALRLARAAADVPLGGYVLATMSLQATYRGFGDEGVDLAQAAVERNKGLATARTMSFFRLVEARAHARAGDASAAGAALRASEGWLERAREGDNDPKWLGFYSYDRFAADAAECYRDLKAPRQVRRFTEQALSRPTEEFVRSHGLRLVVSAVAELESGNLDAACEQGVRAVEVAGRISSARTTEYVKDLLQRLEPYGDEPRVVELRERARPLLVAPA; this is translated from the coding sequence ATGTCCAGGGAGCAACGCGGGCCGAACGAAAAACTCGGCACGGTTCTCGCCCTCGCGGGAATCAGCAACGCAGGACTCGCACGGCGCGTCAACGACCTTGGCGCCCAACGCGGGTTGACTCTTCGCTACGACAAGACCTCGGTGGCCCGGTGGGTGTCCAAGGGGATGGTGCCGCAGGGCGCGGCCCCGCACCTCATCGCCGCGGCCATCGGGCAGAAACTCGGCCGTCCCGTTCCGCTCCACGAGATCGGACTGGCGGACGCGGATCCCGCACCCGAGGTGGGCCTCACCTTTCCCCGCGATGTCGGAGCGGCGGTGAAGTCCGCGACCGAGCTGTACAGGCTCGACCTCGCGGGCCGGCGTTCGGGCGGCGGGATCTGGCAGTCCCTCGCCGGTTCCTTCGCGGTGAGCGCCTACGCGACCCCCGCGTCGCGCTGGCTGATAACCCCGGCCGACAGCTCGGTCGCCCGTGACACCCCGGCGGACCCCGCCGGGGACTCCGGCGGCGCGACCACGAGGGTCGGCCACAGTGACGTACGCAAACTGCGTGAAGCCGCGGAGGACGCCAGGAGGTGGGACTCCAAGTACGGCGGCGGTGACTGGCGTTCCTCGATGGTTCCGGAGTGCCTGCGGGTCGAGGCGGCTCCTCTTTTGCTCGGGGCCTACTCCGACGACGTGGGCCGCGCTCTCTTCGGTGCGAGCGCGGAGCTGACCAGGCTCGCCGGCTGGATGGCCTTCGACACCGGGCAGCAGGAGGCCGCGCAGCGCTACTACATCCAGGCCCTGCGTCTCGCGCGGGCCGCGGCGGACGTGCCGCTCGGCGGATACGTGCTCGCCACCATGTCCCTCCAGGCCACCTACCGGGGCTTCGGGGACGAGGGTGTCGACCTCGCGCAGGCCGCGGTGGAGCGCAACAAGGGGCTAGCCACGGCGCGCACCATGAGTTTCTTCCGCCTTGTCGAGGCCCGCGCGCACGCTCGCGCGGGCGACGCCTCGGCCGCGGGGGCCGCGCTGCGGGCCTCGGAGGGCTGGCTGGAGCGGGCCAGGGAGGGCGACAACGACCCGAAGTGGCTGGGCTTCTACTCCTACGACAGGTTCGCCGCCGACGCCGCCGAGTGCTACCGCGATCTGAAGGCGCCCCGGCAGGTCAGGCGGTTCACGGAACAGGCGCTGTCCAGGCCGACGGAGGAGTTTGTCAGGTCGCACGGACTGCGGCTGGTGGTTTCGGCCGTGGCCGAACTGGAGTCCGGCAACCTCGACGCCGCGTGCGAGCAGGGCGTCAGGGCCGTGGAGGTCGCGGGCCGTATCTCGTCGGCGCGGACCACGGAGTACGTGAAGGACCTCCTCCAGCGGCTCGAACCGTACGGCGACGAGCCCCGCGTGGTGGAACTCCGCGAACGTGCCAGGCCCCTGCTGGTGGCTCCCGCGTGA
- a CDS encoding sigma-70 family RNA polymerase sigma factor, with protein sequence MDGGAARDVGEAARSNGEAHRSAGEAVQEDGEAPYSNGEASWAGGESPYGNGKPPQENGKSPQENGKPPQGNGEPPQGNGKPPQEKGKAPNDGVRAVADSQLIVRMREGDDDAYAQLYRRHADGVRRYARSCCRDADTAEDLTAEVFARVLGAVRGGAGPEYAVRAYLLTTVRHVAADWTRSAKREQLVEDFAVFAAQSSRSRSASLSDDDTLDLGADVLAMHEAEQSMAMRAFRSLPERWQAVLWHTEVEDESPSEVAPLFGLDANGTRVLASRAREGLKQAYLQAHVSTALAESAECAAHADRLGAYARGGLRSRAERGLRKHLEECARCRLAAGQIKEVAGGIPAVVPVAVIGWFGAAGYAKVAALLGTTGAGAAGAGAAGAAAASGGGPGGAGGAAASEGLGAPAKVGIAASVVIAAGVAVAMVLAGDDPPKPRPEAKPPVTQPSVPQKPSPPPAPEPSAPKPAPPSPAHTPPARTTPSPKPTPPPAPSAKPTPPPKPKSPTKPPPAEPTPTPSGPKPPPPPAPSPSAPAVYRWNTLSYGIAGDGERPEMRLDAGSSWVWRRQGPTVGGTRYEHGVSVHAPSSVTIDLNGKCSAYEAYAGVDDMTMGLGAVRFSVYVDGARAWASPVVKGGDAAVPVRVNLVGHSTVRLVVEARTHFDSVGVADWAASRFLCE encoded by the coding sequence GTGGACGGCGGGGCGGCACGGGATGTCGGCGAGGCGGCGCGGAGTAACGGCGAGGCGCACCGAAGTGCCGGCGAGGCGGTCCAGGAAGACGGCGAGGCGCCCTACAGCAACGGAGAGGCATCCTGGGCGGGCGGCGAATCGCCTTACGGGAACGGCAAGCCGCCGCAGGAGAACGGCAAGTCGCCGCAGGAGAACGGCAAGCCGCCGCAAGGGAACGGAGAGCCGCCGCAGGGCAATGGCAAGCCGCCGCAGGAGAAGGGCAAGGCGCCTAACGACGGCGTTAGGGCGGTCGCCGACAGTCAGTTGATCGTGCGGATGAGGGAGGGGGACGACGACGCCTACGCCCAGTTGTACCGGCGTCATGCCGACGGTGTGCGGCGCTACGCGCGCAGTTGCTGTCGGGACGCCGACACCGCGGAGGATCTGACCGCCGAGGTGTTCGCCCGGGTGCTGGGGGCTGTACGGGGCGGCGCGGGGCCGGAGTACGCGGTGCGGGCGTATCTGCTCACCACGGTGCGGCATGTGGCGGCGGACTGGACCCGTTCGGCGAAGCGGGAGCAACTGGTCGAGGATTTCGCGGTGTTCGCCGCGCAGTCGTCACGTTCGCGTTCGGCCAGTCTCTCGGACGACGACACGTTGGATCTCGGCGCCGATGTGCTGGCGATGCACGAGGCCGAACAGTCCATGGCCATGCGGGCCTTCCGTAGCCTGCCGGAACGTTGGCAGGCGGTGCTGTGGCACACGGAGGTCGAGGACGAGTCGCCCAGTGAGGTGGCTCCGCTCTTCGGGCTCGACGCCAATGGCACGCGGGTGCTGGCGAGCCGGGCGCGGGAGGGGCTGAAGCAGGCGTATCTCCAGGCTCACGTCAGTACCGCGCTCGCGGAGAGCGCGGAGTGCGCCGCGCACGCTGACAGGCTCGGCGCCTATGCGAGGGGCGGGCTGCGCAGCCGCGCCGAGCGCGGGTTGCGCAAGCACTTGGAGGAGTGCGCGCGGTGCAGGCTCGCGGCCGGGCAGATCAAAGAAGTGGCGGGCGGTATCCCCGCCGTCGTACCGGTGGCGGTCATCGGATGGTTCGGGGCCGCCGGTTACGCCAAGGTCGCCGCCCTCCTCGGCACTACGGGAGCGGGCGCCGCGGGCGCCGGTGCGGCCGGCGCCGCCGCGGCCTCGGGCGGAGGTCCTGGAGGGGCGGGCGGGGCAGCGGCTTCCGAGGGGCTCGGGGCTCCCGCGAAGGTCGGTATCGCGGCGAGTGTCGTGATCGCGGCCGGGGTCGCCGTGGCCATGGTGCTCGCCGGGGACGATCCTCCGAAGCCCAGGCCGGAGGCGAAGCCGCCGGTCACTCAGCCGTCCGTACCGCAGAAACCGAGTCCGCCGCCGGCGCCGGAGCCGTCGGCTCCCAAGCCGGCTCCGCCCTCCCCCGCGCACACTCCCCCGGCCAGGACCACGCCGTCACCGAAGCCGACACCACCACCCGCACCGTCGGCGAAGCCCACGCCACCACCGAAGCCGAAGTCCCCCACGAAACCACCGCCCGCCGAGCCCACCCCCACGCCGAGCGGACCGAAACCGCCCCCGCCGCCCGCGCCATCGCCTTCCGCACCCGCGGTCTACCGGTGGAACACGTTGTCGTACGGCATCGCGGGGGACGGCGAACGTCCCGAGATGCGCCTCGACGCGGGCAGTTCCTGGGTGTGGCGGCGGCAGGGGCCGACGGTGGGCGGGACGCGTTACGAGCATGGCGTCTCGGTGCACGCGCCGTCCTCCGTCACCATCGACCTGAACGGGAAGTGCTCGGCGTACGAGGCGTATGCCGGGGTGGACGACATGACGATGGGGCTGGGGGCCGTGCGGTTCTCGGTGTACGTGGACGGGGCGCGGGCCTGGGCGTCGCCCGTGGTCAAGGGGGGCGATGCCGCTGTCCCCGTACGGGTGAACCTGGTCGGTCACTCGACGGTCCGGCTCGTGGTGGAGGCCCGTACCCACTTCGACTCGGTCGGTGTCGCCGACTGGGCCGCGTCGCGGTTCCTCTGCGAGTGA